One segment of Nostoc flagelliforme CCNUN1 DNA contains the following:
- a CDS encoding shikimate dehydrogenase produces MTKERLMTGKTKLLGVIGHPVEHSLSPAMHNAAITNLELDYVYLPFPIAPQNLEIAIAGFAAIGVVGFSVTIPHKQAIMPLLSEITPIAQAIGAVNTVSRQNNQWVGTNTDIEGFIAPLQTTYQQDWSQKVAVILGNGGAARAVVAGCHQLGFAKIHVVGRNVQRLQEFNNSWNNSPISENLQVHQWEELPKLIPQANLLVNTTPIGMYSKVHESPLSVEEIANLPKGAIAYDLIYIPKPTQFLKQAEKQGAIAIDGLEMLVQQGVAALKIWLQQETVPVEVMRQTLQNHLRLS; encoded by the coding sequence ATGACTAAAGAAAGATTAATGACAGGCAAAACTAAGCTATTAGGGGTAATTGGACATCCGGTGGAGCATTCGCTCTCGCCAGCGATGCATAATGCTGCTATCACTAATTTGGAATTAGATTATGTTTATCTTCCTTTTCCTATAGCACCACAGAATTTAGAAATAGCGATCGCAGGTTTTGCGGCTATTGGGGTTGTCGGTTTTAGTGTGACAATACCTCATAAACAGGCAATCATGCCTCTGCTTTCAGAAATTACCCCTATTGCTCAAGCTATAGGCGCAGTGAATACTGTTAGTCGCCAAAATAATCAATGGGTGGGGACAAACACAGATATAGAAGGATTTATCGCTCCTTTGCAGACAACGTATCAGCAAGATTGGAGTCAGAAGGTAGCAGTAATTTTAGGCAATGGTGGCGCAGCTAGAGCAGTTGTAGCAGGTTGTCACCAATTAGGTTTTGCGAAAATTCATGTTGTTGGGCGGAATGTGCAGAGATTACAAGAATTTAACAATAGTTGGAACAATTCACCCATAAGTGAAAATCTACAAGTTCATCAATGGGAAGAATTACCAAAGCTAATTCCTCAAGCTAATCTGCTGGTAAACACAACCCCCATAGGTATGTATTCCAAGGTTCATGAGTCGCCTTTGAGTGTAGAGGAAATAGCAAATTTACCAAAGGGTGCGATCGCTTACGATTTAATATATATTCCGAAACCAACGCAATTTCTAAAGCAGGCAGAAAAACAAGGCGCAATTGCGATCGATGGCTTAGAAATGCTAGTTCAACAAGGGGTAGCAGCATTAAAAATTTGGTTGCAGCAGGAAACTGTACCTGTAGAAGTGATGCGCCAAACATTGCAAAACCATTTACGTTTAAGTTGA
- a CDS encoding alpha/beta hydrolase, translating into MFSKLKIFLSWLALLLSFASLFLSSWILLPAPNMFLLTLAVGAPEVSLWLLLLNLLSLLLCFFYIRRRKIQRLASIFSLIGLLICAWVLVNIPLTQMQMAKAMKQGLGANYLEQIPVQVRAKMQTHPFDLVNSFRGIALGKTRHQKDILFASPAGVPLKMEVYQPSEVGKYPTVVVIYGGAWQYGNPDANSEFNQYIAHQGYTVFAIAYRHAPKYRFPVQLDDVRTALNFIRKHAAEYEADPERMVLLGRSAGAHLAMLAAYQPDAPPIRGVVNYYGPVNLTEGYKTPPNPDPINTRAVLKAFLGGSLEELPNQYEIASPINYLTHPLPPTLLIYGSRDHLVEARFGRQMYERLHNSGNTAVFLEIPWAEHAFDAVFNGVSNQLALYYTERFLAWALFKQ; encoded by the coding sequence ATGTTCTCCAAACTCAAAATATTTTTATCATGGCTTGCATTATTACTCAGTTTTGCAAGTCTATTTCTTAGTTCTTGGATTCTACTTCCGGCTCCAAATATGTTTTTACTCACTCTAGCAGTGGGAGCGCCAGAAGTCAGTCTTTGGTTATTGTTATTAAATTTGCTTTCTTTGTTACTTTGTTTTTTCTACATCCGTCGCCGTAAAATACAGCGTTTAGCTTCCATTTTCAGTTTGATAGGATTGCTAATTTGTGCATGGGTGCTAGTGAATATTCCACTAACTCAAATGCAGATGGCTAAAGCAATGAAGCAAGGGTTGGGAGCAAATTATCTAGAGCAAATTCCTGTCCAAGTAAGGGCAAAGATGCAAACCCATCCCTTTGATTTAGTTAATTCCTTCCGGGGTATTGCATTAGGTAAAACCCGTCATCAAAAAGATATTCTTTTTGCTTCTCCTGCGGGAGTGCCCTTAAAAATGGAGGTTTACCAACCCTCAGAGGTAGGGAAATATCCAACAGTAGTAGTAATTTACGGTGGAGCTTGGCAATATGGCAACCCTGATGCAAACTCCGAGTTTAATCAATATATCGCTCATCAGGGATATACGGTATTTGCGATCGCTTATCGACATGCACCTAAATATCGGTTTCCAGTTCAGTTAGATGATGTGCGTACAGCCCTAAATTTTATTCGCAAACATGCAGCAGAATATGAAGCTGATCCAGAACGGATGGTACTTTTAGGGCGTTCTGCGGGAGCGCACCTAGCAATGTTAGCGGCTTATCAACCAGATGCACCACCCATTCGTGGTGTAGTGAACTATTACGGGCCTGTTAATTTAACGGAGGGATACAAAACACCACCAAATCCCGATCCTATTAACACCCGCGCTGTTTTAAAAGCATTTCTTGGTGGTTCTTTAGAAGAATTGCCTAATCAGTATGAAATTGCTTCACCAATAAATTATTTGACGCACCCTTTACCGCCAACTTTATTAATTTACGGCAGTCGCGATCATTTAGTAGAAGCGCGATTTGGTAGACAAATGTATGAACGTTTACATAATTCTGGTAATACTGCGGTTTTTCTAGAAATTCCTTGGGCAGAACACGCTTTTGATGCCGTTTTCAACGGTGTGAGCAATCAATTAGCGTTATATTATACCGAGAGGTTTTTGGCGTGGGCGTTGTTCAAGCAATAA
- a CDS encoding biotin carboxylase, translated as MRLRSLTVVFISCLITFLSWVSIPPAVALTQIRLFDVSYKDCPPELAQGAVTSSGSAAANCFLVIGKAENGTYKTVYDADIFGRIYDANNDSVMQNRTRLGSIAEVPPGISDFELRISVPANQPTPLKLKQFKAAGFSGQVRK; from the coding sequence ATGCGCTTGCGCTCACTCACGGTCGTTTTCATTTCCTGTCTCATCACCTTTCTATCGTGGGTGAGCATTCCCCCTGCTGTAGCACTGACACAGATTAGATTATTTGATGTTTCCTATAAAGATTGTCCACCAGAACTAGCACAAGGGGCTGTTACAAGTAGTGGTAGCGCGGCTGCTAATTGTTTTCTTGTCATTGGCAAAGCAGAAAATGGCACTTATAAAACAGTCTACGACGCAGATATTTTTGGACGCATCTATGATGCTAACAATGACTCAGTAATGCAAAACCGCACTCGCTTAGGTTCTATTGCTGAAGTACCACCAGGTATTAGCGATTTTGAATTGAGAATTTCTGTACCTGCGAATCAGCCTACTCCCTTGAAGCTGAAGCAGTTTAAAGCAGCCGGATTTAGCGGCCAAGTGCGTAAATAA
- a CDS encoding AlbA family DNA-binding domain-containing protein, producing MSSSNKQNKSWKEDFAQFFESPSRETLRELLRNPTGEYDDLDFKSELVPDDEIAKNILGMANKSGGAIIFGVEEKKEDNSFNSKGLSDLNDKTEFKNKVEKYLPSQLNFDVIDFLYEESEYPKLKGKLFRVVIIEYNPRYIPFLPKKDSDKIKRYHIFIRHNTSTIAAEYEHLQDILNRRVETTYSSTTEMSLAEHLAQLKELYSMIQKNKPGSPGSVLALNFWENTYFTQKNPYYPEEEYDAFISRMIFVKKQVIEAIIQRKESL from the coding sequence ATGTCCTCAAGCAACAAGCAAAATAAAAGTTGGAAAGAAGATTTTGCTCAATTTTTTGAATCTCCTAGTCGAGAAACTTTGCGTGAATTACTCCGCAACCCTACAGGAGAATATGATGATCTAGACTTTAAAAGTGAACTTGTTCCCGATGATGAAATAGCCAAGAATATTCTTGGTATGGCTAATAAATCCGGTGGTGCAATTATTTTTGGTGTTGAAGAGAAAAAAGAAGATAACAGCTTTAACTCTAAGGGATTGTCCGACTTAAATGATAAAACTGAGTTTAAAAATAAAGTTGAAAAATATCTTCCGTCTCAGCTAAATTTTGATGTTATAGATTTTTTATACGAAGAATCAGAATATCCAAAACTAAAAGGTAAACTATTTCGGGTTGTGATTATAGAATATAATCCACGATATATTCCCTTTTTGCCTAAGAAAGATAGTGATAAGATTAAGCGTTACCACATATTTATTAGACACAATACTAGTACTATCGCTGCTGAATATGAACATTTGCAAGATATTTTAAATCGTAGAGTAGAAACGACATATTCCTCTACTACAGAAATGTCTCTAGCTGAACACCTTGCTCAATTGAAAGAATTATATTCAATGATACAAAAGAATAAACCTGGTTCACCTGGTTCGGTTTTAGCTTTGAACTTTTGGGAAAATACATATTTTACACAGAAAAACCCATATTATCCAGAAGAAGAATATGATGCTTTTATTAGTAGAATGATTTTTGTAAAGAAGCAAGTAATAGAAGCTATAATCCAAAGAAAAGAATCTCTATAA
- the ccmS gene encoding beta-carboxysome assembly chaperone CcmS — protein MFFGNSQPESGDTKWRRQLDKFVKANQQELAALFWGLWLANGDSQGTVGIDLQPTPHFVYCPKEQIENLNIRVENRLQEILGIVENHKPDVEVVMIGIGKGEIKLIQFAPEPAPPICFEEVGKDVDGLLDVLEERMSEHFSS, from the coding sequence ATGTTTTTTGGTAATAGTCAACCAGAGTCAGGTGATACTAAGTGGCGTCGCCAGTTGGATAAATTTGTGAAAGCAAATCAGCAAGAATTGGCGGCGCTGTTTTGGGGATTGTGGTTAGCAAATGGTGATAGTCAGGGTACTGTTGGTATTGATTTGCAACCAACGCCGCATTTTGTTTATTGTCCGAAAGAGCAGATAGAGAATTTAAATATTAGAGTTGAAAATCGGCTGCAAGAAATTTTGGGAATTGTGGAGAATCACAAGCCAGATGTGGAAGTTGTGATGATTGGGATTGGGAAGGGGGAAATTAAGTTAATTCAGTTTGCACCGGAACCAGCGCCACCGATTTGTTTTGAAGAAGTTGGGAAGGATGTGGATGGGTTGTTGGATGTGCTGGAAGAGAGGATGAGTGAGCATTTTTCAAGCTAA
- a CDS encoding ABC transporter ATP-binding protein, with translation MATVLKSHRASRRRKHSTHPLQRLLEYGHQYRKQIWLATTYSTLNKFFDLAPPGLIGVAVDVVVKQQDSIIAQLGVRDVFQQFLIISFLTVIIWILESVFEYAYARLWRNLAQNIQHDLRLDAYKHLQELELAYFEERSTGGLMSILSDDINQLERFLDGGANDIIQVSATVLIIGAAFFILAPSVAWMALSPMPFILWGSFAYQRLLAPRYAEVREKVGFLNSRLSNNISGITTIKSFTAEAYEAYRLELDSEAYRRSNSKAITLSAAFVPLIRMLILVGFTALLLYGGMAAVSGKMSVGTYSVLVFLIQRLLWPLTRLGETFDQYQRAMASTNRVMNLLDTPIAIHTGDVSLPVNEVRGEVQFKNVYFAYKDRFPVIKNLSLDIPAGKTIAIVGSTGSGKSTLVKLLLRLYEVQTGSITLDGIDLQSLNLQDLRRCIGLVSQDVFLFHGTVAENIAYGSFENTEQEIITAAKIAEAHEFIIDLPQGYETIVGERGQKLSGGQRQRIAIARAVLKNPPILILDEATSAVDNETEAAIQRSLERITVDRTTIAIAHRLSTIRNADCIYVMEHGKLVESGTHEQLLEKDGIYSSLWRVQSGLR, from the coding sequence GTGGCTACTGTATTAAAATCTCATCGGGCATCAAGAAGGCGTAAACATTCAACGCATCCTCTCCAGCGCTTGCTTGAGTATGGACACCAATATCGTAAACAAATTTGGCTGGCGACTACTTATTCTACCCTCAATAAGTTTTTCGACTTGGCACCACCCGGCTTAATTGGCGTCGCGGTGGATGTGGTAGTCAAGCAGCAGGATTCCATAATTGCACAGTTAGGGGTACGCGATGTCTTTCAACAATTTTTGATTATTTCCTTCCTGACTGTGATCATTTGGATACTAGAATCTGTTTTTGAGTACGCCTACGCTCGGCTTTGGCGGAATTTGGCTCAAAATATTCAGCATGACTTGCGTTTGGATGCATACAAACATTTGCAAGAGTTGGAATTGGCTTATTTTGAAGAACGCAGCACTGGCGGTTTAATGTCTATCCTGAGTGATGATATTAACCAATTAGAGCGGTTTTTGGATGGAGGAGCGAATGATATTATCCAAGTTTCCGCCACTGTTCTAATTATTGGCGCTGCTTTCTTTATTTTGGCTCCAAGTGTAGCGTGGATGGCTTTATCACCGATGCCATTTATCCTCTGGGGTTCCTTTGCTTATCAACGACTACTTGCACCCCGCTACGCCGAAGTGCGCGAAAAAGTAGGTTTCCTCAATTCGCGTTTGTCAAACAATATTAGCGGAATTACTACTATTAAAAGTTTCACCGCCGAAGCTTATGAAGCCTATCGTCTGGAATTAGATAGTGAAGCTTATCGCCGGAGTAACTCTAAAGCAATTACTCTTTCTGCTGCTTTTGTCCCGTTAATTCGGATGCTGATTTTGGTGGGTTTCACAGCATTACTGTTGTATGGCGGGATGGCAGCAGTTTCTGGAAAAATGTCTGTAGGTACTTACAGCGTATTAGTATTTTTAATCCAGCGATTGCTGTGGCCTCTAACTAGATTAGGCGAAACCTTTGACCAATATCAACGAGCAATGGCTTCTACTAATCGAGTCATGAATTTGTTGGATACTCCTATCGCTATTCATACAGGTGATGTATCGTTACCTGTGAATGAAGTGCGCGGTGAAGTGCAATTTAAAAATGTTTATTTTGCCTATAAAGATAGATTTCCAGTTATTAAAAATCTGTCTTTAGATATCCCTGCGGGGAAAACCATTGCAATTGTCGGTTCAACTGGTTCTGGTAAAAGCACTTTAGTCAAACTTTTGTTGCGGTTGTACGAAGTGCAAACGGGAAGCATTACTCTCGATGGCATTGATTTGCAAAGTTTGAATTTACAAGATTTACGGCGCTGTATTGGTTTGGTGAGTCAAGATGTCTTTCTATTTCATGGCACTGTAGCAGAGAATATTGCTTATGGTAGCTTTGAAAATACAGAGCAAGAAATTATCACGGCGGCGAAGATAGCCGAGGCGCACGAATTTATTATTGATCTGCCCCAAGGTTATGAGACAATTGTGGGGGAAAGAGGACAAAAGTTATCTGGTGGACAAAGACAACGGATTGCGATCGCTCGTGCAGTTCTGAAGAATCCACCCATCCTGATTTTAGATGAAGCGACCTCAGCAGTGGATAATGAGACAGAAGCAGCAATCCAGCGATCGCTCGAACGGATTACAGTAGATAGAACTACAATTGCGATCGCTCATCGTCTTTCCACTATCCGCAATGCCGATTGCATTTATGTCATGGAACATGGGAAATTAGTAGAGTCGGGAACCCATGAGCAATTGCTGGAGAAAGATGGAATTTATTCTAGCCTCTGGCGTGTACAGTCAGGTTTGAGATAA
- the rbsK gene encoding ribokinase yields MSIIVLGSINIDLVATAPRLPVAGETLLGEDFFKVSGGKGANQAVALAKLGIPTQMVGRVGADDFGVELINNLQASGVQIGNIFVDETVSSGVAIIAVNHAGENQIIVIPGANGCVNQEDVKRLSHLLPEATALLLQLEIPIAAVVAAAKAARKTKITVILDPAPAQSDLPDELYPLVDIITPNEVEAAQLVGFAVDGEELAAKAAGVLLQRGVKCAIVKLGAKGVFCATAEEKFFVPAFPVHAVDTVAAGDAFNGGLTAALFEGLSLHQAVVWGAAIGALATTKPGAQTSLPDRFTFDAFLRERVVGS; encoded by the coding sequence ATGAGCATTATCGTCCTTGGCAGCATAAATATAGACTTGGTAGCAACAGCACCCCGTTTGCCAGTCGCCGGAGAAACGTTGCTAGGAGAAGACTTTTTTAAAGTTTCTGGAGGTAAAGGAGCTAATCAAGCGGTAGCATTAGCAAAATTGGGAATTCCTACCCAAATGGTGGGGCGTGTAGGTGCAGACGATTTTGGTGTGGAACTTATTAACAATTTACAAGCATCTGGTGTGCAGATTGGCAATATTTTCGTGGATGAAACTGTTAGTTCTGGAGTCGCCATCATCGCCGTAAATCATGCTGGTGAAAATCAAATTATTGTAATTCCTGGTGCAAATGGGTGTGTCAATCAAGAAGATGTAAAACGATTGTCCCACTTATTACCAGAAGCGACAGCACTGCTTTTACAATTAGAAATTCCGATTGCTGCGGTGGTTGCAGCAGCTAAAGCAGCAAGAAAAACTAAAATAACGGTAATTCTCGATCCTGCACCCGCACAATCTGATTTGCCAGATGAACTTTACCCATTAGTGGACATTATTACACCGAATGAAGTTGAAGCCGCACAGTTAGTGGGTTTTGCTGTGGATGGAGAAGAACTTGCAGCCAAAGCAGCTGGAGTTTTATTACAACGGGGTGTGAAATGTGCGATCGTTAAACTGGGTGCTAAAGGTGTTTTTTGTGCCACTGCTGAGGAAAAGTTTTTTGTACCCGCTTTTCCAGTTCATGCAGTTGACACAGTAGCTGCTGGCGATGCTTTTAATGGCGGCTTGACGGCGGCACTTTTTGAAGGACTTTCTTTACATCAGGCAGTTGTTTGGGGTGCAGCAATCGGTGCTTTGGCGACGACAAAACCAGGCGCACAAACTTCGCTACCAGATAGGTTTACATTTGATGCGTTTCTTAGAGAAAGGGTAGTCGGGAGTTAA
- a CDS encoding galactose oxidase-like domain-containing protein encodes MTQAHNNANLLEETDLGTFIAQATTTDKWEVLPYSAPIIPIHAALLRTGKIFFFCGSGNQSSRLNTPYDSVVWDVSKGTFSSQKAPLDSNNEPIDLFCAGHSFRPDGMLLVAGGTLRYDPFYGSPSALMFDPIGEKWVKIPPMNNGRWYPTVLTLGSGRIFAISGPDKDGKLNRQPEIYSYFFPNGWNAFPITRLYPVYAHLFLLDSGKLFYSGAQMAGNNGVAPTILTLPATFTEAITEKVVPGLQDPAFGNQATSLLLPPAQDQKVMIMGGGSANTATNRVNIVDLKATNPTYVPAQPLNYARMHHSAVLLPDRTVFVCNGSKMSEDTAQSMLPAEIYNPATNTWTVVAKQKVPRVYHSVALLLPDGSVVAAGGNPRRGVNELRLEIYSPAYMSRSRPIIQSAPEVLTYGQQFTIQTPQAENIKWVSLIKPMATTHSCDTEQRLVDVRINSRNTNSLNVTLATNRNIAVPSWYMLFISDNNGTPSVATWTRIS; translated from the coding sequence GTGACTCAAGCTCATAACAATGCTAACCTCCTAGAGGAAACGGATTTAGGGACTTTCATCGCTCAGGCTACTACCACAGACAAATGGGAAGTATTGCCGTACAGTGCGCCAATCATCCCTATACATGCCGCTTTACTTCGTACTGGTAAAATATTCTTTTTCTGCGGTTCAGGTAATCAGTCCAGTCGGTTAAATACTCCCTATGACAGCGTGGTTTGGGATGTGAGTAAAGGAACCTTTAGCAGTCAAAAGGCTCCATTGGATAGTAATAATGAACCTATTGATCTTTTTTGCGCCGGTCACTCCTTCCGTCCTGATGGTATGTTATTGGTTGCGGGTGGAACTTTGCGCTATGACCCATTTTATGGTTCACCCTCAGCTCTGATGTTTGATCCTATTGGGGAGAAATGGGTCAAGATACCACCAATGAATAATGGCCGCTGGTATCCTACTGTGTTAACACTAGGCAGCGGTCGGATCTTTGCAATATCTGGGCCGGATAAAGATGGCAAGCTCAACAGACAACCAGAAATTTATTCATATTTCTTTCCAAATGGTTGGAATGCTTTTCCAATAACTCGTCTCTATCCGGTATACGCACATCTGTTTCTACTCGATAGTGGAAAGCTTTTTTATTCAGGTGCCCAGATGGCCGGTAACAATGGAGTAGCACCAACTATACTAACCCTGCCAGCGACATTTACCGAAGCCATTACAGAAAAAGTGGTGCCAGGGCTGCAAGACCCAGCTTTCGGAAATCAAGCTACCAGCTTGCTTTTACCACCTGCACAAGACCAAAAAGTAATGATTATGGGTGGAGGTAGTGCTAATACGGCAACAAACAGGGTCAATATTGTAGATTTAAAAGCTACTAACCCAACTTACGTACCAGCACAGCCTCTAAACTATGCTCGGATGCATCACAGCGCAGTTTTGTTACCCGATCGCACAGTATTTGTTTGCAATGGTAGCAAAATGAGTGAGGACACAGCACAATCAATGCTGCCAGCAGAAATCTACAATCCAGCCACAAATACCTGGACAGTAGTAGCTAAACAAAAAGTCCCTCGCGTATATCACTCAGTAGCCTTGCTCCTACCAGATGGTAGTGTAGTCGCAGCTGGGGGTAACCCTAGACGGGGGGTCAATGAACTGCGATTAGAAATCTACAGTCCTGCGTATATGTCGCGATCGCGTCCAATTATTCAGAGCGCTCCTGAAGTATTGACCTACGGACAGCAATTTACAATTCAGACACCCCAGGCTGAGAATATTAAATGGGTTAGTCTCATTAAACCAATGGCGACCACTCATTCCTGCGATACAGAACAAAGGTTAGTGGATGTGCGAATTAATTCTAGGAACACTAATTCTCTGAATGTCACGCTAGCAACCAATCGAAACATAGCAGTACCAAGCTGGTACATGCTTTTTATTAGTGACAACAATGGAACGCCTTCAGTAGCAACCTGGACGCGAATATCATAG
- a CDS encoding glutathione S-transferase family protein, whose protein sequence is MSNSAPMDDKKNVPKKKGKTLPPKLIIWLGKFVWTTMWQIMMSKLAPSNQSGAYIRPNSQFRKFIGTEGGNAYPPAAGRYKLYVGLGCPWAHRTLVVRSLKKLEAVISVCIVSPSPIEGGWIFNEEEEGCRTLAEFYQLAEPGYSGRSTVPILWDNQTKTIVNNESSEIIVILNSEFNEFANNPTLDLYPEVLKEKIDWWNEKIYHAVNNGVYRCGFAQSQEAYNQACNELFATLDEIDIALQTSRYLCGDNLTLADVRLFTTLFRFDSAYYGLFKCNRQRIRDYQNLGAYLRDLYQLPGVADTCDVESVKRDYYGNLFPLNPGGIIPDGPDMAYLYQPHGRDRIGTVKAS, encoded by the coding sequence ATGAGCAACTCAGCTCCAATGGATGACAAGAAGAATGTTCCCAAGAAAAAGGGCAAGACACTCCCTCCCAAGCTGATCATCTGGCTGGGAAAGTTTGTCTGGACGACTATGTGGCAAATCATGATGTCAAAGCTTGCTCCTAGCAATCAGTCGGGAGCTTATATTCGTCCTAATAGCCAGTTTCGGAAGTTCATTGGCACAGAAGGAGGGAATGCGTACCCACCAGCAGCAGGGCGCTACAAACTCTATGTCGGGCTGGGCTGTCCTTGGGCGCACCGAACCCTAGTTGTGCGATCGCTCAAAAAACTCGAAGCGGTAATATCAGTATGCATCGTCTCTCCTTCTCCCATTGAAGGCGGTTGGATATTCAACGAGGAAGAAGAAGGTTGTCGCACGCTGGCTGAATTTTATCAGCTGGCAGAACCTGGTTACAGTGGACGCTCTACAGTTCCAATTCTATGGGATAACCAAACAAAAACTATCGTCAACAATGAGAGTTCAGAGATTATCGTCATCCTGAACTCTGAGTTTAACGAGTTCGCCAACAATCCCACGCTCGATCTTTACCCAGAAGTACTCAAAGAAAAAATTGACTGGTGGAATGAAAAGATTTATCACGCGGTAAATAACGGTGTGTATCGCTGCGGCTTTGCCCAAAGCCAAGAAGCATACAATCAAGCCTGTAATGAACTGTTTGCAACTCTCGATGAGATTGACATTGCATTACAAACTAGTCGATATCTATGTGGGGATAATCTCACTCTAGCAGATGTCCGTTTATTCACGACGTTATTTCGGTTTGATAGTGCCTACTATGGGTTGTTTAAGTGCAATAGGCAGCGAATTCGAGACTATCAGAACTTGGGAGCTTACTTACGTGATTTATATCAGCTTCCAGGTGTAGCTGACACCTGCGATGTAGAGAGTGTGAAGCGGGACTACTACGGGAACCTATTCCCACTCAATCCGGGCGGGATTATTCCCGATGGGCCTGATATGGCTTATCTTTATCAACCACATGGGCGCGATCGCATCGGCACAGTGAAGGCTTCATAA
- a CDS encoding aspartoacylase: MNQINRVAIVGGTHGNEFTGAYLIQKFAQFPDLITRQSFETVTLLANPNAFAAGRRYVEKDLNRCFLKQDLQDPTLRSYEELQAKSIQNTLASNRDKQADFILDLHSSTANMGLTIILVNSHPLNLRLAAYLSQINPLVKVYRCSFKSIEENPFVNSLCELGFAIEVGPIAQGLLKAKLFQQTEELVYAVLDYLERFNQGGIPSTKETLILYDHLSVVDYPKKPDGTIFGMIHPELQDKDYQALNPGDPIFITLDNKIIFYEGASTVWPIFINEAAYYEKGIAMCFTQRQQINI; encoded by the coding sequence GTGAACCAGATTAATCGAGTTGCAATTGTTGGTGGAACTCATGGCAATGAGTTTACGGGAGCCTACTTAATTCAAAAATTTGCCCAGTTTCCCGACTTGATTACTAGACAAAGTTTTGAGACAGTCACTCTGTTAGCAAATCCTAACGCTTTTGCGGCGGGGAGGCGATATGTAGAGAAGGATTTAAATCGTTGTTTTCTCAAGCAAGATTTACAAGATCCGACTCTGAGGAGTTATGAAGAATTGCAAGCTAAATCAATCCAGAATACCCTAGCATCAAACAGGGATAAACAAGCAGATTTTATTTTAGACTTGCACAGCAGTACAGCTAATATGGGTCTGACAATTATTTTGGTAAACAGTCATCCCTTAAACTTGAGATTGGCTGCTTATCTGAGCCAGATTAATCCTTTAGTTAAGGTTTATCGCTGCTCTTTTAAGTCAATTGAAGAAAACCCATTTGTAAATTCTCTGTGCGAATTAGGCTTTGCGATCGAAGTTGGCCCTATTGCCCAAGGACTCTTAAAAGCAAAGCTGTTCCAACAAACAGAGGAACTTGTTTATGCGGTTCTGGACTATCTAGAACGGTTTAACCAGGGTGGAATTCCATCAACTAAGGAAACGTTGATTCTATATGACCATTTATCAGTTGTGGACTATCCAAAAAAACCAGATGGTACTATCTTTGGGATGATTCATCCAGAGCTTCAGGATAAGGATTATCAAGCCTTAAATCCAGGAGATCCAATTTTTATAACCCTTGATAATAAAATAATTTTTTATGAGGGGGCATCTACCGTTTGGCCTATTTTTATAAATGAGGCAGCTTATTACGAAAAGGGAATTGCAATGTGTTTTACCCAGAGGCAGCAAATAAATATATAG